In Dysidea avara chromosome 6, odDysAvar1.4, whole genome shotgun sequence, the genomic stretch atacaggggatttgacaaatcgtggtgtcaaattccccactactggggcaaaatcggctgtcaaatccccactatgtccccactcCTATAGTATGGGATTTGAcgacacctcaaggatgactaagcgcatatttcatgcatgcgactagtaatgaacctgccctgtagctagtctGGCGCAGCCGACCCTATTTAGGTGCTTATTGGGGCGCTTGTATAAGTGCCTAAATAGGGTCGGCGGTGCCAGTAAAattgcgattttattgtttagaaatgtaACTACCGAACTTCGGTCAaggaattggacaactgtcaattgccccaggggtggggacggACAAGAAccaaagtcaaatccccacctggggtgtgggggtgtggggacgcccctggggtgggagggtgggcataaaattgacaagtgcattaatttttagctgttttttctcagtgtgaacatactatagtaataGGGGGTGGTGTCATGTggagtataaaatgaagcaaggagacgaatggaatccagaggccaagtttggacTTTCcgtggccctcaaattactcctaattgactgagaacactattggctagctttctgtgaagtcccagcacactacacaccatcaccacaaagccatggccatttaatggcgccaatctcccactcgtccGGGCTTAGACAGGGccggtcggaagaaagctgctacagaaaccagacttgccagtcctgaaggaagtacagtgtgcaGGGGCGTAgtagggggggttccggggggttcaggaaccccccctgtaatatttagacttctgcaagcaggatcctaacacaccatttagtgtggcaggacaaaatgagtgagcaatatagtataatggcacagcacaacaattgataaaacttacattcatctctcagggaaggatttacagaggtaacatgaaccttcttcaaaacttgttaaaaaatcgatatactctaatagagcagtcaggtatatactctaatagagcagtcacgtatactctaatagagcagtcaggtatactctaataaaacatgcatgtaaatatccatgtccatatgaagttttttgagacattccaacattataaatgcaaaacttagcatgaccttatactgctatagctttggtgtgcagtgtttaaagacaTAGAGCTCcaataatttatcacttgtgttatgcaaaatgaattcatgttatgcatatttgtataattatattgttttgattgtcatttgtatcagtggattcatggctcctataccacagtgagatataaccatcacttacagattactatatgtgtcatgctgtctgtttccactaggtgactttatctagtactaccttcatcccaggggtacttaatgcatcataattaatgtacttttgcataaaatatagcaatttgctgagttttgatttattaaaatattgaaagtttctcagcggctgggggctgtgccagCCCCcagcttctagtaactcaatgctggtgctggaaccccccttcaaaaaatcctggctacgcccctggtgtggaatatgatagtgtattagaccagcaatccatttctggtaaaaacgtaagtttgattttgtgtgtgagGAAGCCCGGGTTATATGAAATTCGGTCATGCTAatttaatatattatatatgctttctaaataataatttattttaaaaattcaaaaTGCGACAGCTactcaaaattttttttttgcaaaaaaaaaacaattacaAAACTTAGCCTAAAAGTTATATATAAAATAGCATCAATATAATGATAATTTCAAAAAAATAAATGTTGCAGGTTACTGACTTAAATAGCCACATCGCTATAACTTCTTACATATTACTGTTCAGTTGTGCAATCACTCTATCCATATTAGGACGTCTCTTGATCATTTGATCAGTACAAGCAACAATGAGGGGTATCATATTACTGTCTGGTACTTTCCAGTTAACTCGTTGCAACATTGAAACATTAAACACACCTGATGGTAGTCTCCGGGAACACATCTCATACAGCAACACTCCAAGGCTGAAAGTGTCCATCGCTGGTGTATGGGGACCTTTGCTTGGATCAAGAGCTTCTGGGGCAGCATACACTGGATTTCCTGCATTCACTGTTTGACTTTCCCTCATAAAATTAAAAGAACCGAAGTCAGACAACTTTGGAAGCCACTGATTATCTGGTAATGGGTTGAGAAGAACATTAGCACTGCTAACATCTCGATGGAGTATGGGGGATGGGGTGGTCTTATGAAGGTAGTTTAGTCCAAATGCTATTCCAGCAGCAATAGGAATAATCTGGTCACTGGAGAGTTGACTACGCTCCAATTCTTTTCTGAGACTGGTGTGCATCATTTCTGTAACAATAAGAGGAACTCCCTCATTTGTGGCTCCTATGAACTGCAAAAGGTTAGGATGACGACATCGTGCTGCCATTGTCATCTCTCTATCAAACACATGTAAATTGTAGTCAGAGATCAACTCATTATGAAGACATTTCACAGCCACTTTACAGCTACGGAAAGTTGCTTCTTTCACCCAACCATATGCTCCTCTCCCTAGCTCTTTCTCCTTTAGGTTTATTTCATTTCTGTTTACAAGCCAtgtctgttgttgttgttgttgcattG encodes the following:
- the LOC136257925 gene encoding probable serine/threonine-protein kinase DDB_G0271682 isoform X2 encodes the protein MILQCTNLQKNENTPLHWAAINNKYDVCFVLLQHGASVEMKNKHNRTPLDDAKRRGHHKVVQLLESYAQKETSVQQQDQHVQELERQLQSLREEKNLIVTQKQQLLEDNQNLQQRIHGQEAELQNFRQEKLENQRLLQQQIQRLQQQQRQEIQHLQQQQRQEIQRLQQQQRQEIQRLQQQQHSNTMQQQQQQTWLVNRNEINLKEKELGRGAYGWVKEATFRSCKVAVKCLHNELISDYNLHVFDREMTMAARCRHPNLLQFIGATNEGVPLIVTEMMHTSLRKELERSQLSSDQIIPIAAGIAFGLNYLHKTTPSPILHRDVSSANVLLNPLPDNQWLPKLSDFGSFNFMRESQTVNAGNPVYAAPEALDPSKGPHTPAMDTFSLGVLLYEMCSRRLPSGVFNVSMLQRVNWKVPDSNMIPLIVACTDQMIKRRPNMDRVIAQLNSNM
- the LOC136257925 gene encoding probable serine/threonine-protein kinase DDB_G0271682 isoform X1, translating into MAWLFHGKYTIEGLCSAAEYGRLNDVQQHLQNGVDVNGKGRWNENTPLHWAAINNKYDVCFVLLQHGASVEMKNKHNRTPLDDAKRRGHHKVVQLLESYAQKETSVQQQDQHVQELERQLQSLREEKNLIVTQKQQLLEDNQNLQQRIHGQEAELQNFRQEKLENQRLLQQQIQRLQQQQRQEIQHLQQQQRQEIQRLQQQQRQEIQRLQQQQHSNTMQQQQQQTWLVNRNEINLKEKELGRGAYGWVKEATFRSCKVAVKCLHNELISDYNLHVFDREMTMAARCRHPNLLQFIGATNEGVPLIVTEMMHTSLRKELERSQLSSDQIIPIAAGIAFGLNYLHKTTPSPILHRDVSSANVLLNPLPDNQWLPKLSDFGSFNFMRESQTVNAGNPVYAAPEALDPSKGPHTPAMDTFSLGVLLYEMCSRRLPSGVFNVSMLQRVNWKVPDSNMIPLIVACTDQMIKRRPNMDRVIAQLNSNM